In Cyanobacteriota bacterium, the sequence ACAGGGTAAAAGTTCCCACTTGGGTGAGAGGAGGTCAGCAATGGTTTGCGTCGTTCCCTCTAGGTAATAAGCTGACGGATTTACGAGAATTTCTCGCCAGCAGGTTTCAAAGACATCACTGTAGCGATCGCCAGCGATGACCACCCGTGGAAGCAGCGCCTGTGACCCACCGCTAGACAACACCCGCTTCCCCAACTGAAACCAATAGGCCAAATATTGCCGAACATCTTGAGAACTTGCCATACCTCTAGTATAGAGTACCCTCACTCAAGCACCCGCAAAGACTTCCATAAATCTTCAGCAGTCCACAAACTAGATTTCAATGATTGCTGAGAATTAGTTAACATTAGTTAACAAGCTGTTGTTGGAGACTCCCTATCCATGCTGACTCGCTTCGCTGCTTCCCAGACTGCGCTCATTACTGTGCCTTCTGAGTCGGTGCCCATTCATCACTATCTGCGCCAACCACAGCGTCTAGTTAACGCCCTTGTGGATCCCAGCCGGATGGAGAGTTTAGGGAGTGGGTGCTTCCGGTTGAAGATGCGTCCGCTGAGCTTGATGGAGTTGACCTTTCAGCCAATGGTTGACTTAAAGGTATGGGCGACCCCAGAGGGAACGGTCTACTTAAAATCTATGGGCTGCGAGATTCGGGGCATTGACTACATTAACCAGCGGTTTAGCTTGACCTTAACGGGCATTCTCAAACCTCGGCAGCTAGATGGTCTAACCCAGTTAGATGGGCGGGCAGACCTAGAAGTACAAGTGGAGTTGCCCCCACCACTATGGCTGACACCAGCACCCCTGTTGGAAACTGCGGGCAATGGATTGCTTAAAAGCGTGTTGCTGACTATTAAGCAACGACTTATGGCTCAACTGTTGACAGATTATCAGCGCTGGGCACGGGCTGAAACGGAGGTTATAGCGTCTGCTAGGGGGTTGCAACTTCAGGGTAACCAGGGATAGTTACGGAAGTTTGGCGATCGCTTTTCTAGGAATGCTTGTTTACCTTCATTGCCCTCGTCAGTCATGTAGTAGAGCAACGTGGCGTTTCCTGCTAGCTCTTGCAAGCCTGCCTGTCCATCGCAGTCAGCATTAAAGGCAGCCTTGAGGCAACGAATGGCGATCGGACTTTTTGCCAAAATCTCCTGCGCCCATCGAATTCCCTCAGCCTCCAACTCATCCACGGGTACTACGCAATTCACTAAGCCCATCTCTAGGGCCTGTTGTGCATTGTATTGCCGACAGAGGAACCAGATTTCCCGTGCCTTTTTCTGCCCGACAATGCGGGCTAGGTAGCTAGCCCCAAACCCACCGTCAAAACTGCCCACCTTAGGCCCTGTCTGCCCAAAGACGGCATTGTCAGCAGCGATCGTCAGGTCACACAGCACATGCAACACATGCCCGCCACCGATCGCATAGCCTGCTACCAGGGCAATCACCACCTTGGGCATGGAACGAATCAGTCGCTGCAAATCCAGCACGTTTAAGCGCGGTACACCCTGACCATCCACGTAGCCTCCGTGCCCTCGCACACTCTGGTCGCCACCGGCACAAAAGGCATACTTACCATCCGTATGGGGGCCAGCCCCTGTTAGCAGGACAACGCCGATCGTCAAATCTTCCCGTGCATCTGCAAATGCGTCATACAGTTCCACAATGGTCTGCGGACGAAAGGCGTTGCGCTTGTGCGGACGGTTGATGGTGATTTTGGCGATGCCGTCGGCTTTGTGGTAAAGAATGTCATCGTAGGACTTGACTGCTTGCCAGGAGATAATAGGGGCTATCAGTAGTACATAACGTGCTTTATCATCCTATCGTTGATTGAGAACTGGCGCTGAAGGAG encodes:
- a CDS encoding DUF1997 domain-containing protein, whose product is MLTRFAASQTALITVPSESVPIHHYLRQPQRLVNALVDPSRMESLGSGCFRLKMRPLSLMELTFQPMVDLKVWATPEGTVYLKSMGCEIRGIDYINQRFSLTLTGILKPRQLDGLTQLDGRADLEVQVELPPPLWLTPAPLLETAGNGLLKSVLLTIKQRLMAQLLTDYQRWARAETEVIASARGLQLQGNQG
- the menB gene encoding 1,4-dihydroxy-2-naphthoyl-CoA synthase, yielding MAKITINRPHKRNAFRPQTIVELYDAFADAREDLTIGVVLLTGAGPHTDGKYAFCAGGDQSVRGHGGYVDGQGVPRLNVLDLQRLIRSMPKVVIALVAGYAIGGGHVLHVLCDLTIAADNAVFGQTGPKVGSFDGGFGASYLARIVGQKKAREIWFLCRQYNAQQALEMGLVNCVVPVDELEAEGIRWAQEILAKSPIAIRCLKAAFNADCDGQAGLQELAGNATLLYYMTDEGNEGKQAFLEKRSPNFRNYPWLP